In Pseudomonas hamedanensis, a single window of DNA contains:
- a CDS encoding ABC transporter ATP-binding protein, which produces MNFQHLRDAPLPATASAFLWRYVRVRPFHFSAMLSLVIGAACCAVAVQYGMKMLVDAMAGDAQTEQVWRAFSLFIALIVVENVLWRLGGWVGCHTVVGSCADLRVDLFHHLTGHPMRYFKRHFSGSLANRVAAAGGAADVVYGGLAWRIVPPCVDFLGAVVVLFAVRDSMALALIVCVLLVAALLTVVGVRGRNRHIAFASQSARVGGEIVDLVSNVWTIKAFSGRERERQRLEREIGVEARAHRRSWIYLEKARVLHDICLSIMAGAMLGWAILLWRQGEVTAGDVVMVSALTFRILHGSRDLALALVDTSQQMGVIAETLGIIAQPHELRDTPHELAPTRGSIKLLDVSYAYPDGCQVFKHFFLDIAPGQSVGIAGTSGSGKSTLLSLLQRLDDVQSGVILIDDRDIRSVSQDSLRRQIAVVPQEPALFNRSILENIGYGQPHATEQQIIDAARQAFCDEFVQALPNGYHTLVGERGVTLSGGQRQRLGLARAFLKDAPILILDEATSALDSDSEAIIQRALTNLMRGRTVLAVAHRLSTIASFDRVLVLERGEIVQDGPPDELRLRQGRFRTLWQMQAMLQER; this is translated from the coding sequence ATGAACTTTCAGCACTTGCGTGACGCGCCACTGCCGGCCACCGCCAGCGCATTTTTATGGCGTTACGTCAGGGTGCGTCCGTTCCATTTCAGCGCCATGTTGTCGCTGGTGATTGGCGCTGCGTGTTGTGCGGTGGCGGTGCAGTACGGCATGAAAATGCTCGTCGATGCGATGGCCGGAGACGCGCAGACCGAGCAAGTGTGGCGCGCGTTCAGCCTGTTCATCGCGTTGATCGTTGTCGAGAATGTACTGTGGCGCCTGGGCGGCTGGGTGGGTTGTCACACCGTGGTCGGCAGTTGCGCGGATTTGCGCGTGGATCTTTTTCATCACCTGACCGGCCACCCGATGCGCTATTTCAAACGGCACTTCAGCGGGTCGCTGGCCAACCGGGTGGCCGCGGCGGGCGGTGCCGCCGATGTTGTCTACGGCGGCTTGGCGTGGCGCATCGTCCCGCCGTGTGTGGACTTTCTCGGTGCGGTGGTGGTGTTGTTTGCGGTCCGCGATTCCATGGCGCTAGCCTTGATCGTCTGCGTGTTGCTGGTGGCAGCATTGCTCACGGTGGTCGGCGTGCGCGGTCGGAATCGCCACATCGCTTTTGCCTCGCAGTCGGCGCGCGTCGGTGGCGAGATCGTCGACCTGGTGTCCAACGTCTGGACCATCAAGGCGTTCTCCGGCCGTGAACGCGAACGCCAGCGCCTGGAGCGCGAGATAGGCGTGGAGGCCCGCGCGCATCGGCGCAGCTGGATTTACCTGGAAAAGGCGCGGGTGCTGCACGATATCTGCCTGTCGATCATGGCCGGTGCAATGCTGGGGTGGGCGATCCTGTTGTGGCGCCAGGGTGAAGTCACCGCGGGCGATGTGGTGATGGTCAGCGCGCTGACGTTCCGCATTCTGCACGGCTCGCGCGACCTTGCGCTGGCACTGGTCGACACCAGCCAGCAAATGGGCGTGATCGCCGAGACGCTCGGGATCATCGCTCAACCGCACGAGCTGCGCGATACGCCGCACGAGCTGGCACCGACGCGCGGCAGCATCAAATTGCTCGACGTCAGCTATGCCTACCCGGACGGCTGTCAGGTGTTCAAGCATTTCTTCCTCGACATTGCGCCCGGGCAAAGCGTTGGCATTGCCGGCACCTCCGGCTCGGGAAAGTCGACCTTGCTCAGCTTGTTGCAACGACTGGATGACGTGCAAAGCGGCGTCATCCTTATCGATGACCGCGACATCCGTTCGGTCAGCCAGGACAGCTTGCGTCGACAGATCGCCGTCGTGCCGCAAGAGCCGGCCCTGTTCAATCGCAGCATTCTGGAAAACATCGGCTACGGCCAGCCTCACGCCACGGAGCAGCAGATTATCGATGCCGCGCGGCAGGCGTTCTGCGATGAGTTCGTGCAGGCCTTGCCCAACGGCTATCACACGTTGGTCGGTGAGCGTGGGGTGACGCTTTCCGGCGGTCAGCGTCAGCGCCTGGGGCTGGCCCGGGCCTTTCTCAAGGACGCGCCGATTCTGATTCTCGACGAGGCGACGTCGGCGCTGGACTCGGATTCCGAAGCGATTATCCAGCGTGCCCTCACCAATCTGATGCGTGGCAGAACGGTGCTCGCGGTGGCGCACCGGCTCTCGACCATTGCCAGCTTCGATCGGGTGCTCGTCCTGGAGCGAGGCGAGATTGTGCAAGACGGCCCGCCTGATGAACTGCGCCTTCGCCAAGGTCGCTTTCGCACGCTCTGGCAGATGCAGGCGATGTTGCAGGAGCGCTGA
- a CDS encoding glycoside hydrolase family 1 protein, protein MTAQSKGDGREPAERVHRTLFDSFVMAGYECSSHRRRDGQRLDLLCSTGHAQWVDRDYRHLSDLNIRCARDGLRWHLIERSPGRYDWSSFLPMLKAAQGRQLQVVWDLCHYGYPDHLDIWQPSFVEHFARFAGAVARLMIDEGISVPFFSPINEISFWSWAGGDVGYFNPGAQGRGQELKHQLVRASIAAIEAIRAHAPDARFVQCDPLINVISASRRSEDREHAERYRLAQFEAWDLLTGRQWPGLGGQEHYLDIIGANFYPHNQWYFEGARIQRGEPDYRPLAGMLKELHQRYQRPLLISETGAEDLERVPWLRYVVDQVRLALERGVPVQGICWYPFLDYPGWDDDRYCPTGVFGYPDGEGERAGFHPLCVELAQVGAQINACTHGIDGKQRERWQR, encoded by the coding sequence ATGACGGCACAGTCGAAGGGTGACGGACGCGAACCCGCCGAGCGTGTGCATCGCACGCTCTTCGACAGCTTCGTGATGGCCGGCTACGAGTGTTCCAGTCATCGGCGCCGGGATGGCCAGCGTCTGGACTTGCTCTGCAGCACAGGCCATGCGCAATGGGTGGACAGGGATTATCGGCATCTGAGCGATTTGAATATCCGTTGCGCGCGGGACGGACTGCGCTGGCACTTGATCGAGCGCAGTCCGGGTCGCTACGACTGGAGCAGTTTTCTGCCGATGCTCAAAGCGGCGCAAGGCCGGCAATTGCAAGTGGTCTGGGACCTCTGCCATTACGGCTACCCGGATCACTTGGATATCTGGCAGCCGTCCTTCGTCGAGCACTTCGCCCGGTTCGCCGGGGCCGTGGCGCGATTGATGATCGACGAGGGTATCAGCGTGCCGTTTTTCTCGCCGATCAACGAAATATCGTTCTGGAGTTGGGCGGGGGGCGACGTCGGTTATTTCAACCCCGGCGCCCAGGGACGCGGGCAGGAACTCAAGCATCAGTTGGTGCGGGCAAGCATCGCCGCGATCGAAGCGATTCGAGCGCACGCGCCTGATGCGCGGTTCGTGCAATGCGACCCACTGATCAACGTCATCTCGGCTTCGCGGCGCAGCGAGGACAGGGAACACGCCGAGCGCTACCGGCTGGCACAGTTCGAAGCCTGGGATTTGCTCACCGGGCGCCAATGGCCCGGACTGGGCGGACAAGAGCATTACCTGGACATCATCGGCGCGAACTTTTACCCGCATAACCAATGGTACTTCGAGGGGGCTCGGATCCAGCGCGGTGAGCCGGATTACCGCCCGCTGGCCGGCATGCTCAAAGAGCTCCATCAACGTTACCAGCGACCGTTACTGATTTCAGAAACCGGGGCGGAGGATCTCGAACGCGTGCCCTGGCTGCGTTATGTCGTCGATCAAGTGCGGTTGGCGCTCGAGCGTGGGGTGCCGGTGCAAGGCATTTGTTGGTATCCGTTTCTCGATTATCCGGGTTGGGATGATGACCGTTATTGCCCCACCGGCGTCTTCGGTTACCCCGATGGCGAAGGTGAGCGCGCAGGTTTTCATCCGTTGTGCGTCGAGCTTGCCCAAGTTGGCGCACAGATCAACGCATGCACGCACGGCATTGATGGCAAGCAACGGGAGCGTTGGCAGCGATGA
- the glf gene encoding UDP-galactopyranose mutase, whose translation MPQITLEAARSGPSRQGADSAYDYLIVGAGFAGSVIAERLAEGLGRQVLLIDRRNHIAGNAYDHYDAAGLLVHRYGPHIFHTNAQRIVDYLSRFTQWRPYEHRVLAKVDGQLLPIPINLATLNALYGLSMTSAQAEQFLAERAEPVATIRTSEDVVVNQIGRELYEKFFRGYTRKQWGLDPSALDKSVTSRVPTRTNEDDRYFTDTFQIMPRDGYTRMFERMIDHPRIDLLLSTDFKQVRHAVKFRHVIYCGPIDEYFDFQLGRLPYRSLRFEHQTLEQERYQPVAVVNFPDPEVPYTRITEYKHLTGQTHPRTSISYEFPCDDGDPYYPVPRPENAELYKRYRALAEQTPNVTFLGRLGTYKYYNMDQVVGQALALYRDIEAQSAALPAEAGLDA comes from the coding sequence ATGCCTCAGATAACCCTAGAAGCCGCCCGATCCGGCCCATCCCGCCAGGGCGCAGACAGTGCCTATGACTACCTTATCGTTGGTGCCGGGTTTGCCGGCAGTGTCATCGCCGAACGGCTGGCCGAAGGTCTCGGTCGCCAGGTGTTGCTGATCGATCGTCGCAATCACATCGCTGGCAACGCCTACGACCACTACGATGCGGCAGGCCTGCTGGTGCACCGTTACGGTCCGCACATCTTCCATACCAACGCCCAGCGCATCGTCGATTACCTGTCGCGTTTCACCCAGTGGCGCCCCTACGAACACCGGGTGCTGGCCAAGGTTGACGGTCAGTTGCTGCCGATCCCGATCAATCTGGCGACCCTCAACGCGCTCTACGGTTTGTCGATGACGTCGGCACAGGCCGAACAGTTTCTGGCCGAGCGCGCGGAACCGGTGGCGACGATTCGCACGTCCGAAGACGTGGTGGTCAACCAGATCGGTCGCGAACTGTATGAAAAATTCTTTCGCGGCTATACCCGCAAGCAGTGGGGGCTCGATCCTTCGGCGCTGGACAAGTCGGTCACCTCGCGGGTGCCGACTCGCACCAATGAAGACGATCGTTATTTCACCGACACGTTCCAGATCATGCCCCGGGACGGTTACACGCGGATGTTCGAGCGGATGATCGATCACCCGCGAATCGATCTGCTGTTGAGCACCGACTTCAAGCAAGTGCGCCATGCCGTGAAGTTCAGGCACGTTATCTATTGCGGGCCGATCGATGAATATTTCGATTTTCAGTTGGGTCGCTTGCCCTATCGTTCGTTGCGCTTCGAACACCAGACGCTGGAGCAGGAACGCTATCAACCGGTGGCGGTGGTCAATTTTCCCGACCCCGAGGTGCCGTACACGCGCATCACCGAGTACAAACATCTGACCGGGCAGACTCATCCGCGTACCAGCATCAGTTACGAATTTCCCTGTGACGACGGCGATCCCTATTACCCCGTGCCACGGCCTGAAAATGCCGAGTTGTACAAACGCTATCGGGCGCTCGCGGAGCAAACGCCGAACGTGACGTTTCTCGGTCGCCTGGGCACCTACAAGTACTACAACATGGATCAGGTCGTCGGGCAGGCGCTCGCGCTGTACCGCGATATCGAAGCGCAGAGCGCAGCGTTGCCGGCCGAAGCGGGGCTGGACGCCTGA
- a CDS encoding glycosyltransferase family 1 protein — translation MNLAEQPEQSPILTAQNVVELSPQLRPTLVCLSHLRWGFVFQRPQHVMSRLAKNYDVIFFEEPVISPGDTPWLDTSTPAEGIQVVVPHMPEGLSPEAVVQAQRSLLDQLLAGRAQGELLLWYFTPMSLAFTDHLDAQVTVYDCMDELSAFKGAPAQLIDMERLLMGRADVVFTGGVSLWEVKQRQHGNAYPVPSSVDIAHFAVARQALSEPSDQAPIARPRLGFFGVIDERFDIELIEQVAQRRADWQIVLVGPVVKIDPQTLPRRPNIHYLGAKQYAELPAYLSGWDVALMPFALNASTRFISPTKTPEYLAGGCPVVSTPIHDVISGYGQSGAVFIAGTAEAFIEAIERALGLKGTDEFLQKANAAIEGMSWDNTCRFMKEQIECLR, via the coding sequence ATGAACCTTGCCGAACAACCTGAACAGTCGCCGATTCTCACTGCACAAAATGTTGTCGAACTGTCGCCACAGCTTCGACCCACACTGGTGTGCCTGTCTCACTTGCGCTGGGGTTTTGTCTTCCAGCGACCGCAGCACGTGATGTCGCGTCTGGCGAAAAACTACGACGTGATCTTCTTTGAAGAACCGGTGATTTCGCCTGGCGATACGCCCTGGCTGGACACCTCCACCCCGGCAGAAGGAATCCAGGTGGTGGTCCCGCACATGCCCGAGGGCTTAAGTCCTGAAGCCGTCGTGCAGGCGCAGCGCAGTTTGCTTGACCAGTTGCTGGCCGGACGCGCGCAGGGCGAGCTTCTGCTCTGGTATTTCACGCCGATGAGCCTGGCTTTTACCGATCACCTGGACGCACAGGTCACGGTCTACGACTGCATGGATGAGCTGTCTGCGTTCAAGGGCGCACCGGCGCAACTGATCGACATGGAACGGCTATTGATGGGCAGGGCGGACGTCGTGTTCACCGGTGGTGTCAGTTTGTGGGAGGTCAAGCAACGCCAGCATGGCAACGCTTACCCGGTGCCCAGCAGTGTCGACATCGCGCACTTTGCGGTAGCGCGCCAGGCCTTGTCGGAACCTTCGGATCAGGCGCCGATCGCGCGGCCACGCCTGGGTTTTTTTGGCGTCATTGACGAGCGTTTCGATATTGAGTTGATCGAGCAAGTGGCACAGCGGCGCGCCGACTGGCAAATCGTGCTGGTCGGGCCGGTCGTCAAGATCGACCCGCAGACGCTGCCACGACGGCCGAACATTCATTACCTGGGCGCGAAGCAATATGCCGAGCTGCCGGCGTATCTCAGCGGTTGGGACGTGGCGCTGATGCCGTTCGCGCTCAACGCTTCCACGCGTTTTATCAGCCCGACCAAAACCCCGGAATATCTGGCCGGTGGGTGCCCGGTGGTGTCGACGCCGATCCACGACGTCATCAGCGGCTACGGGCAAAGCGGCGCCGTGTTCATCGCGGGCACGGCCGAGGCGTTCATCGAAGCCATTGAACGCGCGTTGGGGCTCAAAGGCACCGACGAATTTCTGCAAAAAGCCAATGCGGCCATTGAAGGCATGTCTTGGGACAACACCTGCCGTTTCATGAAGGAGCAGATCGAATGCCTCAGATAA
- the galE gene encoding UDP-glucose 4-epimerase GalE — protein sequence MILITGGAGYIGAHVALELMNKDEDVLILDNLCNSQRSAIDRISTLAGRRPGFVQGDVRNRHLLDTLLRDYPVDAVVHCAGLKAVGESVHEPLRYYDNNVGGSLTLCQAMAQAGVFTLVFSSSATVYGDCTTMPINESCATGQPTNPYGMSKLMAENIMKSVASSDPRWSIGLLRYFNPIGAHPSGLLGEAPLNQPNNLLPYLLQVASGQREALSVFGTDYATPDGTGVRDYIHIVDLAQGHTCALEALGQRSGVNIWNLGTGRGYSVLELVSAFERVSGVPIPLAFKARRPGDVTCCWADPQKAADELAWRARHSLETMLADAWRWQCNQLQTEWVQQAN from the coding sequence ATGATCTTGATAACGGGCGGTGCGGGATACATCGGTGCGCACGTCGCACTGGAGCTGATGAACAAAGACGAGGACGTGCTGATTCTGGACAACTTGTGCAACAGCCAACGTTCAGCCATCGACCGCATCAGTACGCTGGCCGGCAGGCGGCCCGGATTCGTTCAGGGCGATGTGCGAAACCGGCACTTGCTCGATACGCTGCTGCGCGATTACCCGGTCGATGCGGTGGTGCATTGCGCCGGACTCAAGGCTGTCGGTGAAAGCGTGCATGAGCCGTTGCGCTACTACGACAACAACGTCGGCGGCAGCCTGACCCTGTGCCAGGCGATGGCGCAGGCCGGTGTGTTCACGCTGGTGTTCAGTTCATCGGCAACGGTGTATGGCGACTGCACGACGATGCCGATCAACGAATCATGTGCCACCGGGCAACCGACCAATCCCTACGGGATGTCGAAACTGATGGCGGAGAACATCATGAAAAGTGTCGCCAGCTCCGATCCGCGCTGGTCCATTGGCCTGCTGCGTTACTTCAATCCGATCGGCGCGCATCCCTCAGGTCTTCTGGGCGAGGCGCCACTCAACCAGCCGAATAATCTGCTGCCTTATCTGCTGCAGGTCGCGAGTGGCCAACGCGAGGCTTTGTCTGTGTTCGGTACGGACTACGCAACGCCGGACGGTACCGGCGTGCGCGATTACATCCATATCGTAGATCTGGCGCAGGGACACACCTGCGCCCTTGAGGCGTTGGGTCAACGCAGCGGGGTGAATATCTGGAATCTCGGAACGGGACGCGGCTATTCCGTTCTGGAACTGGTCAGCGCCTTTGAACGAGTGAGTGGCGTGCCGATTCCGCTGGCGTTCAAGGCGCGCCGGCCGGGCGATGTGACCTGCTGCTGGGCAGACCCGCAAAAAGCCGCCGATGAATTGGCCTGGCGCGCGCGCCACTCGCTGGAAACAATGCTCGCCGACGCGTGGCGCTGGCAATGCAACCAGCTGCAAACGGAGTGGGTTCAACAGGCCAATTGA
- a CDS encoding ABC-F family ATPase: MISTANITMQFGAKPLFENVSVKFGAGNRYGLIGANGCGKSTFMKILGGDLDPSGGQVMLEPNVRLGKLRQDQFAYEEFTVIDTVIMGHEELWKVKAERDRIYSLAEMSEEDGMAVAELETEFAEMDGYTAESRAGELLLGLGIPLEQHFGPMSEVSPGWKLRVLLAQALFSDPEVLLLDEPTNHLDINTIRWLENILTQRNSLMIIISHDRHFLNSVCTHMADLDYGELRLFPGNYDEYMTVATQSREQLLSDNAKKKAQISELQSFVSRFSANASKAKQATSRAKAIDKIQLAEVKPSSRVSPFIRFEQNKKLHRQAVMVEKMAKGFDGKPLFKDFSFQVEAGERVAIIGPNGIGKTTLLRTLVNELTPDAGSVKWTDAAELGYYAQDHAHDFEDDVTLFDWMGQWTQGEQMIRGTLGRMLFSNDEILKSVKVISGGEQGRMLFGKLILQKPNVLIMDEPTNHLDMESIEALNLALENYPGTLIFVSHDREFVSSLATRIIELSPNGVTDFSGTYDDYLRSQGVVF, translated from the coding sequence TTGATCTCCACAGCTAACATCACGATGCAGTTCGGCGCCAAGCCGCTCTTCGAAAACGTTTCGGTCAAATTCGGCGCGGGCAATCGCTACGGCCTGATCGGCGCCAACGGTTGCGGCAAGTCGACCTTCATGAAAATCCTCGGCGGCGATCTCGATCCGTCCGGCGGCCAGGTCATGCTCGAGCCGAACGTGCGTCTGGGCAAGCTGCGCCAGGACCAGTTCGCTTACGAAGAATTCACCGTGATCGACACCGTGATCATGGGTCACGAAGAGCTGTGGAAGGTCAAGGCCGAGCGCGATCGCATCTACTCGCTGGCGGAAATGTCCGAAGAAGACGGCATGGCCGTCGCCGAGCTGGAAACCGAATTCGCCGAGATGGACGGCTACACCGCCGAATCCCGCGCCGGCGAACTGTTGCTGGGTCTGGGCATTCCACTGGAACAGCATTTCGGCCCGATGAGCGAAGTCTCGCCAGGCTGGAAACTGCGTGTGCTGCTGGCGCAGGCACTGTTCTCCGATCCGGAAGTGCTGTTGCTCGACGAACCGACCAACCACCTGGACATCAACACCATTCGCTGGCTGGAAAACATCCTGACCCAGCGTAACAGCCTGATGATCATCATATCCCACGACCGTCACTTCCTGAACAGCGTGTGCACGCACATGGCTGACCTGGATTACGGCGAACTGCGTCTGTTCCCGGGCAACTACGACGAATACATGACCGTGGCGACTCAGTCCCGCGAGCAATTGCTGTCGGACAACGCCAAGAAGAAAGCGCAGATTTCCGAACTGCAATCGTTCGTCAGCCGCTTCTCGGCCAACGCCTCGAAAGCCAAGCAAGCCACCTCTCGCGCCAAGGCAATCGACAAGATCCAGCTGGCCGAGGTCAAGCCTTCCAGCCGCGTCAGCCCGTTCATTCGTTTCGAGCAGAACAAGAAGCTGCACCGTCAGGCAGTCATGGTCGAAAAAATGGCCAAGGGTTTCGATGGCAAGCCGCTGTTCAAGGACTTCAGCTTCCAGGTTGAAGCCGGCGAGCGCGTCGCGATCATCGGCCCGAACGGTATCGGCAAAACCACCCTGCTGCGCACCCTGGTCAACGAACTGACCCCGGATGCCGGTAGCGTGAAATGGACCGATGCCGCGGAACTGGGCTACTACGCTCAGGACCACGCCCACGACTTCGAAGACGACGTGACGCTGTTCGACTGGATGGGTCAGTGGACCCAGGGCGAGCAGATGATTCGTGGCACGCTGGGCCGCATGCTGTTTTCCAACGACGAGATCCTCAAGTCGGTCAAAGTCATTTCCGGGGGTGAGCAAGGTCGCATGCTGTTCGGCAAGCTGATCCTGCAAAAGCCGAACGTGCTGATCATGGACGAACCGACCAACCACTTGGACATGGAATCGATCGAGGCGCTGAACCTGGCGCTGGAAAACTATCCGGGCACGCTGATCTTCGTCAGCCACGACCGTGAGTTCGTATCGTCCCTGGCCACGCGCATCATCGAGCTGAGCCCGAACGGCGTGACCGACTTCAGCGGCACCTACGATGATTACCTGCGTAGCCAGGGCGTCGTGTTTTAA
- a CDS encoding MFS transporter, which translates to MSVQQPPSQSSLAITLQIVSIVFYTFIAFLCIGLPIAVLPGYVHEQLGFSAIIAGLVIGSQYLATLLSRPMAGRMSDTLGTKRAIIYGLWGIVLSGVLTLLSTLLQSFPLTSLLILIAGRLLLGIAQGLIGVGTISWCMGQVGVEHTAKSIGWNGIASYGAIAIGAPLGVVMVAEYGFVSLGIALSALAAVALWLIRNKPSVPVIRGERLSFWTVFGKIAPYGLSLTLASIGYGTLTTFITLYYLNRGWTGAAYCLTVFGACFILSRLLFISAIARFGGFASAIVCMTVETVGLVMLWLAPSTAYALIGAGLAGFGLSLVYPALGVEAIKQVPSSSRGSGLGAYAVFFDLALAIAGPLMGAVALNLGYSWIFFSAALLSVAGLGLTLLLKRRTTS; encoded by the coding sequence ATGTCTGTGCAGCAGCCGCCATCTCAAAGCTCTCTGGCGATCACCCTGCAGATCGTCTCCATCGTTTTCTATACCTTTATTGCTTTTCTCTGCATCGGTTTGCCGATTGCGGTGTTGCCCGGCTATGTGCATGAGCAACTGGGTTTCAGCGCGATCATCGCCGGGCTGGTGATCGGTTCGCAGTACCTCGCTACCCTGCTCAGCCGGCCGATGGCCGGGCGTATGTCGGACACGCTCGGCACCAAGCGGGCGATCATTTATGGCTTGTGGGGGATCGTGCTCAGTGGCGTGCTGACGCTGCTCTCGACCTTGTTGCAAAGTTTTCCCCTGACCAGCCTGTTGATTCTCATTGCAGGGCGCTTGCTGCTTGGCATCGCCCAAGGTCTGATCGGTGTCGGCACGATCAGTTGGTGCATGGGCCAGGTCGGTGTCGAGCACACAGCCAAATCCATCGGCTGGAACGGCATCGCCTCTTACGGCGCAATTGCCATTGGCGCGCCGCTGGGCGTGGTGATGGTCGCCGAATACGGTTTTGTCAGTCTGGGGATTGCCTTGTCGGCGTTGGCGGCGGTGGCGTTGTGGTTGATCCGCAACAAGCCATCGGTGCCGGTGATTCGTGGCGAGCGCCTGTCGTTCTGGACTGTGTTCGGCAAGATTGCGCCGTATGGCCTCAGCCTGACGCTAGCCTCGATTGGCTACGGCACGCTGACCACGTTCATTACGCTTTATTACCTCAACCGTGGCTGGACCGGCGCGGCCTACTGCCTGACCGTATTTGGCGCGTGTTTCATTCTGTCGCGGCTTTTGTTTATCTCGGCGATTGCCCGGTTCGGTGGGTTTGCTTCGGCTATCGTCTGCATGACGGTGGAAACCGTCGGACTGGTGATGCTGTGGCTGGCGCCCTCCACCGCTTATGCGCTGATTGGCGCGGGGTTGGCGGGGTTTGGCCTGTCGCTGGTTTATCCTGCGCTGGGCGTTGAAGCAATCAAGCAAGTGCCGAGTTCCAGTCGTGGGTCGGGACTGGGCGCTTATGCGGTGTTCTTCGATCTGGCGCTGGCAATTGCCGGGCCGTTGATGGGCGCGGTGGCGTTGAATCTGGGGTATTCGTGGATCTTCTTCAGCGCGGCGCTGTTATCGGTAGCCGGGTTGGGCCTGACCCTCCTGCTCAAGCGCCGCACAACCTCCTGA